Genomic DNA from Prunus persica cultivar Lovell chromosome G1, Prunus_persica_NCBIv2, whole genome shotgun sequence:
TTCAGATTTACAGAGGAATATACAAATTGTCCACCAAACTCGGAATTGCTGGGAGTGGGACTCGAACACTAGTGGGGCGACACACAACGCAGGGACCTTACCAACTGAACCAACCCGTGTTGGTAAAAACAGGTTTCTTTCTACCTTctttgaaaatttaatttccCAATGCAATAGGCAAATAGAGACGCATAAGCAACTGGGAAAGCAATGAGAACAATAGCCACAAGGGCTAAACCGTCATGATGGAAACCATAGTAATCTTGTAGGAAGGAACCAACTGTTTTACGCTCCCCAAAAATCAAGATCTCTTTGTTCATGTCtccatattgtgaggtcaggAGGCCATTTAGGGACCATGATGTAGGACATATCCAATAGCACCAAACCCACCACTTAGGAATTTTCTGCATAAAACATATACAACATAATGGTCAGCTTCCCTGTACATGTCACTGCATTAATTCCAGCATCAGATTAAGAAAGAGTTGAATTCGTTTACCGGTCCCGGCATGAGGAAGCCAGAGAAAAGATTCAATATGGTGTAGACTGCAGTTGCCAAAATGGAAGCAACATCCAGGTTTGTGCTCAACGAAGCAATCAGCATCCCAAGATACACAAAGTACAGAAATGTCCAGAATGTTGCATAAAAGTACCAAAAAACCTTAGTAGCTGACCAATAATACCCTATTGTAGGGTATGTTATAATCACAAACAGAATTGCTTGCAACATTGTGTATGGCATTTCCACGGCCACCTACAACATTAAACATATATAGTTAAGGCTGATCCTGTATAAATCAAGAGATGTTAAAATTTTCTGTTAATATCGAACCTGCGCAAACGAATAAGCCTTTGATGAGTACATCCCAGCAAATCGTTCCCGGTACAAAACAGTGCGCTCAGTTTCCACATAAGGCAGAACTAAGTTGCAATTGGTTACGCCCAAGAATATTACAGCAATGTACATGGACCCAAGTATGTTCAACAAATCCTGCTCATTATTTCTTCAGGAAAATGGAAAACATAGGATTTAGAAGTTAGCAAAGTTCTTgtgcttttgatttttattttgaaataacTATTATTATGAGAGACCAAATTCCTTTCATGAGTAACAGATGTCAATATAGAAAGATTTACATGAAtggttttctttcctttttttcttttctgaaatATATGAATGGTCACTTCTGGGTATAAATATGAAGGGAGAAAATGGGGCTTACatttccttccctttctgCCAAAAGATTATCCCAAACAACACTGATGCACTAATCATAAACATGAAACGTGCTAGATTGTATTCAGGACTTCTCCAGTAGGACAAGTGTTGTTTCCAAAGGCATGCCTTAAACTGCACCCAGCTATTTTGAGGAAAAGGAGTGGGAAAATACAAGTCCTTTGAACCCGGCTTTGGCACGCTTAACTGTCTTACCAGCTCAATTGTGTCCCtgcaaaagataaaataatgtTATGATTGATTTAACACCTGAAGTAAAAAACCTGATGATCATGTTTAACTTGCTCAACAGATGGCCTAGTTTACTTTCAACATTCATAATCCACAAAGAAATTAATCCCATGGGATGCCTTCTGATAAAGTATGCATTTCAAGTAATGGTAATAACATACACACCCACCTATACTGAGTAGACTCTCTATAAATGCTGGCAAAATCTAaaccaagttcttcctctacCGAAGCAGAAGTAACTTCTAACATCCATGTTGCTGGATTGTAATTATCTTTGATTTTTGGTACACCAGGAATGCCCTGTTGGATGGTGGCATATTGGAGTTAGTAATACACAGCCACTCTATATGCATGCACTGCTGAAACTATGAGCATACCTCGAAATATTCTATTAGTTTACTCGATTGATGTCCTAATATTCCAGAATAGATGATCTGTCCTCCCGttttcatcaaaattaacTGCAAAAATCAATGTCTTCCTTAGTTACACGCTTCTATCTTTTGGTCTAATTTTAGGACTGAAGGCTACCTCATCAAAAGACTCAAAGATATCAATGCTTGGTTGGTGAATTGTGCAAACAGTTGTCCTTCCTGTGTCAACGACGTTCTTCACTGCGCGCATGACAATTGCAGCTGCTCTGGCATCTAAACCTGATGTAGGTTCATCCATAAATATTATGGATGGATTGGAAACAAGCTCCACTGCAATTGTTAGCCTTTTACGCTGCTCAGTGGATAGGCCACTTTGTCCAGGAATCCCAACTAAAGAATCTTTTATATCCTCCAGTTCAATCGTTTCAATGACTTCTTCCACAAATCTCTGCGAAATAGATAAGAAAAGTATACTATGAGGGCAGTGCATTGACTGTGTTACACCCAAGGAATGGCCCTgtgacaatttttttatatattatattgtgaaatctaactcaaactcaaattgTTTCCTATATACATTGTAATAAATTCTCAAGGAACATGTGTGGTTGAGAAGTTGAGAGAATATCTTACAGATTTTGTGTCTGGATCAGTGTCAGGTGGCAACCGCAACCAAGCTGAGTACATAACTGATTCTCCTACTGTGATATGTGGAGAATGTATATCAGTCTGCTCACAGTAACCTGATATTCTTGCAAATGTCTTCTGTACCTTGGGGTGCCCTCCTATTCTTATATCTCCTTCAATAGTACCTCCTGTTTTCCTTCCAGAAAGAACATCCATGAGAGTTGTTTTCCCAGCTCCACTGACACCCATCAATGCTGTAAGAATTCCAGGTCTGAATGCTCCTGTAATATCTTTAAGCAACTGAAGCTTTTTCTGCTTGAAACCATGCTCTCTCATTTCCTTTGCAGAGGGAATGAAGTTAACATAAAAACTAATCAGTTTTCCTCAAGGCAACAACCAATGATAATTTTATGTGAATATTAAGTATGATTTGATTACCGGAGGGGTATCAACATAATACTGCACATCCTTAAATGACATTGTCAGTGGTTCAAATGGCAGAGCCAGGCCCATCTTCCCTGTATAACACCATCCGATTCTTCTAATAATTCGGTAACTAATAGTTCTCGTTCAATGTTTCGAATGTAAGATATGAAATTGAGAATTAATTTAGTTAGTAACTGTCTAATCTCACcaaattttaacttttctCCCACATTGTGGTAAAGATCAGCTGGAGTTGATACATTCTCTGACTGAGCACTGGTGTTGCAAGCATCTTTCCCTTGTAGTTGAGATAATCTCTTTTCCGAAATAATAGCCCGAGACATCTTTGGAGCTGTATTTAGGAAGAGTTTAGAAGTAAACTGACAAAATGTCTTGTAATACTAAACGTTATCATCCGTCAATTAAATTGAACTTACGATTTAAGTAAGTTAAGGCTAAAGCAAATCCAAGATCGAAAAGTACTGTGAAGCCGAATAATGCTCCTACCGATATCCAATAGAAAGATCCATCAAAGTTCAGACCATGACTGGTTAGAACTTCATTCCCTAAGGTTGTGTTTCCCTTTGAAACCTAACCATAAAAATTAACTGAAGGTGTTAGCATATTTATGTGACTTGGCAAGGGACTAAAAGACTATATCATCTTCCTTGTACCTTTTGCCAGCGAGGAGCAAGGAATTCATTTAGAGCTGTACCTATTTCCCCATAAGTCATAGGAGAACACCAGAATACCCACCTCAACCAAGGAGGTAGAGAGGCTGAAAAATAACCCCTTATTAGCCTAGTCATTATTGCATGTAttttaaagggaaaaaaaactatgaATGGACTTACGTCGTGGCAAAATGAAGCCTCCACATAAAAACATTACCACTAAGATAAAAGTACCACAAGTTGTTGCAGCAACCATAGTTCGGAAAATTACAGCAACCAAACGACACATGGATGTTGAAGCTTGATGCAGAGCAAATAGCACAAGGAACTGGCAGAAGAACCTAAAAAGCATTGGGAAAAAGAAGGAATTCTATAAAACATAAGCAACAGTGAAGCATTGTGATTGACTGGTCTAAAATTTCTTGTTCTGTTGTGCGACTATAAACAGCCTCTTACCTTTTTATTTCTGGGCTATACCCAATAACATAGTAAGTTGTGGCAGTCCAAAGCACTGAATCCATGAATGAAAATGGAACCTTCAGCATAGAGGCCGGAATAGAATACGCCCATGCTGGGTACAAATAGAATCCTCTTTGCTTGTAAACTACTGGAAGTCTAGTAACAGTCAAGGACAGCTCTGCAACGCCATTTGTCATATGTCGAACGAGTGTATAAAACAATGCGCCCAACAAAAAATTTGCGCTTGTCAAATTCACAGCCATCTGAGTCCTTATAAATACTGTCATTGTAATAAATGCAATGATGATAAGCTGTGGAAAAAGGAGAATGAAAATATGTAAGTGTCTTGGAGTTTAGCTGCAGGAGTAAAACCCTGAATAGTGATATCAGTGACAATAAACCTGCACTGTTTTGAATACATAGACAAAGGAATTTCGTTTCATAAGAAGCAGCTCCCTGGCCATGCAAGCTTTGAACAACTCCCATTTGCTCACAGAGTAAGTGGTAAATGATAAGGTATTGTCATGGGACTGCGATTTATCATAATGTTTTGAGAGCTCATCGTCTAACTTATTTCCTAAGTAACTTGCTCTGAAAAGTTGTGATAACTGATCCACTGAAACATGATTGTAGGGAATGTTATCGTGCTTCCAGTATTGTGCTTGATCCTTCTTTGAGATTACCTGTAAATGGTGGAAAGCAGATCATTGTTATTATTCTGCTTTTTTCTTAGGTATGGAGTTTTTGCCAAAAggagaaaggagaaaataaagCACGTTCTGGCACCTCCTGAAGGAAATCTGCAGCACCCTTTCTTGATGGGCACTTGAAACCGCAATCTTCAAAAAACTGAAGTGCGTGGCTGCGAGGACCATGGTAAACTACCTTCCCCTCTCCCATTAATATTACATCATCAAACAGATCAAAGGTCTCAGGTGCTGGTTGAAGAAGTGATACCAATGCAGTTGCATCTGTGATGTGCACCAACTGCTGGAGATAGGTAACTATCTGAAATGTTGTAGAGCTGTCTAATCCCGTCGATATTTCATCCATAAATAGAGCTTTTGTGGGACCTACAATCATCTCTCCTGAGAATTAAACAGATAAAGGAATGTTATGCTTGAAATATTTATACATGGGAagtaatgaaattcaatttagCTTGACTTCAAGATTTACTACCTGTTGTCAGCCTCTTCTTCTGGCCACCTGAAATGCCTCTACTTAATGCATCACCAACCATTGTGTCACTACAGGTATCCAGTCCGAGGATCTAAGAGACCAACATATAGTAATTCAGTTTGCATGTCTAAGTGAGTGaacattgtttgtttttcaagtaCTTAATGCCAACACTGCTGGGAGAAAATTTACCTTCAAAACATAATCGGTTTGGAGATTTCTCTTTTGTCCTTGAACTGATATTGCCTGCAAGTATTATGTTAACCTCTAAGCCTCTAAC
This window encodes:
- the LOC18792761 gene encoding pleiotropic drug resistance protein 3 isoform X1; the encoded protein is MELTPVERNVHSIIEEEDEEVQLQWAAIERLPTLKRLKTSFFDVGGGENGSGGKDSKDYAGKRVVDVTKLGAHERHLFIEKLISHIENDNLKLLQKLRERIDRVNVKLPTVEVRYKNLFVEAECEVVQGKPLPTLWNSLLSLLSVFTKAIWFNSVEAKISILTDVSGIIKPSRLTLLLGPPGCGKTTLLQALAGKQDKSLEVSGEISYNGHKLDEFVPQKTSAYISEYDLHIPELTVRETIDFSARCQGVRSRADIMMEVSRREKEAGIVPDPDIDTYMKAISVQGQKRNLQTDYVLKILGLDTCSDTMVGDALSRGISGGQKKRLTTGEMIVGPTKALFMDEISTGLDSSTTFQIVTYLQQLVHITDATALVSLLQPAPETFDLFDDVILMGEGKVVYHGPRSHALQFFEDCGFKCPSRKGAADFLQEVISKKDQAQYWKHDNIPYNHVSVDQLSQLFRASYLGNKLDDELSKHYDKSQSHDNTLSFTTYSVSKWELFKACMARELLLMKRNSFVYVFKTVQLIIIAFITMTVFIRTQMAVNLTSANFLLGALFYTLVRHMTNGVAELSLTVTRLPVVYKQRGFYLYPAWAYSIPASMLKVPFSFMDSVLWTATTYYVIGYSPEIKRFFCQFLVLFALHQASTSMCRLVAVIFRTMVAATTCGTFILVVMFLCGGFILPRPSLPPWLRWVFWCSPMTYGEIGTALNEFLAPRWQKVSKGNTTLGNEVLTSHGLNFDGSFYWISVGALFGFTVLFDLGFALALTYLNPPKMSRAIISEKRLSQLQGKDACNTSAQSENVSTPADLYHNVGEKLKFGKMGLALPFEPLTMSFKDVQYYVDTPPEMREHGFKQKKLQLLKDITGAFRPGILTALMGVSGAGKTTLMDVLSGRKTGGTIEGDIRIGGHPKVQKTFARISGYCEQTDIHSPHITVGESVMYSAWLRLPPDTDPDTKSRFVEEVIETIELEDIKDSLVGIPGQSGLSTEQRKRLTIAVELVSNPSIIFMDEPTSGLDARAAAIVMRAVKNVVDTGRTTVCTIHQPSIDIFESFDELILMKTGGQIIYSGILGHQSSKLIEYFEGIPGVPKIKDNYNPATWMLEVTSASVEEELGLDFASIYRESTQYRDTIELVRQLSVPKPGSKDLYFPTPFPQNSWVQFKACLWKQHLSYWRSPEYNLARFMFMISASVLFGIIFWQKGKEINNEQDLLNILGSMYIAVIFLGVTNCNLVLPYVETERTVLYRERFAGMYSSKAYSFAQVAVEMPYTMLQAILFVIITYPTIGYYWSATKVFWYFYATFWTFLYFVYLGMLIASLSTNLDVASILATAVYTILNLFSGFLMPGPKIPKWWVWCYWICPTSWSLNGLLTSQYGDMNKEILIFGERKTVGSFLQDYYGFHHDGLALVAIVLIAFPVAYASLFAYCIGKLNFQRR
- the LOC18792761 gene encoding pleiotropic drug resistance protein 3 isoform X2 codes for the protein MELTPVERNVHSIIEEEDEEVQLQWAAIERLPTLKRLKTSFFDVGGGENGSGGKDSKDYAGKRVVDVTKLGAHERHLFIEKLISHIENDNLKLLQKLRERIDRVNVKLPTVEVRYKNLFVEAECEVVQGKPLPTLWNSLLSLLSVFTKAIWFNSVEAKISILTDVSGIIKPSRLTLLLGPPGCGKTTLLQALAGKQDKSLEVSGEISYNGHKLDEFVPQKTSAYISEYDLHIPELTVRETIDFSARCQGVRSRADIMMEVSRREKEAGIVPDPDIDTYMKAISVQGQKRNLQTDYVLKILGLDTCSDTMVGDALSRGISGGQKKRLTTGEMIVGPTKALFMDEISTGLDSSTTFQIVTYLQQLVHITDATALVSLLQPAPETFDLFDDVILMGEGKVVYHGPRSHALQFFEDCGFKCPSRKGAADFLQEVISKKDQAQYWKHDNIPYNHVSVDQLSQLFRASYLGNKLDDELSKHYDKSQSHDNTLSFTTYSVSKWELFKACMARELLLMKRNSFVYVFKTVQLIIIAFITMTVFIRTQMAVNLTSANFLLGALFYTLVRHMTNGVAELSLTVTRLPVVYKQRGFYLYPAWAYSIPASMLKVPFSFMDSVLWTATTYYVIGYSPEIKRFFCQFLVLFALHQASTSMCRLVAVIFRTMVAATTCGTFILVVMFLCGGFILPRPSLPPWLRWVFWCSPMTYGEIGTALNEFLAPRWQKGNTTLGNEVLTSHGLNFDGSFYWISVGALFGFTVLFDLGFALALTYLNPPKMSRAIISEKRLSQLQGKDACNTSAQSENVSTPADLYHNVGEKLKFGKMGLALPFEPLTMSFKDVQYYVDTPPEMREHGFKQKKLQLLKDITGAFRPGILTALMGVSGAGKTTLMDVLSGRKTGGTIEGDIRIGGHPKVQKTFARISGYCEQTDIHSPHITVGESVMYSAWLRLPPDTDPDTKSRFVEEVIETIELEDIKDSLVGIPGQSGLSTEQRKRLTIAVELVSNPSIIFMDEPTSGLDARAAAIVMRAVKNVVDTGRTTVCTIHQPSIDIFESFDELILMKTGGQIIYSGILGHQSSKLIEYFEGIPGVPKIKDNYNPATWMLEVTSASVEEELGLDFASIYRESTQYRDTIELVRQLSVPKPGSKDLYFPTPFPQNSWVQFKACLWKQHLSYWRSPEYNLARFMFMISASVLFGIIFWQKGKEINNEQDLLNILGSMYIAVIFLGVTNCNLVLPYVETERTVLYRERFAGMYSSKAYSFAQVAVEMPYTMLQAILFVIITYPTIGYYWSATKVFWYFYATFWTFLYFVYLGMLIASLSTNLDVASILATAVYTILNLFSGFLMPGPKIPKWWVWCYWICPTSWSLNGLLTSQYGDMNKEILIFGERKTVGSFLQDYYGFHHDGLALVAIVLIAFPVAYASLFAYCIGKLNFQRR